In Daucus carota subsp. sativus chromosome 4, DH1 v3.0, whole genome shotgun sequence, one DNA window encodes the following:
- the LOC108218946 gene encoding DEAD-box ATP-dependent RNA helicase 53, mitochondrial: MNTLVKSSLFSRRFKLASLTQQSFSILQNTHHSFSTDHLISQQAPQFSTFSGNIHRDTYVFGNKSVPGVKRDFHGGGLLNFRGSFGLSNAVRSVVEEVNDEEVKKGGSGNDEGLEISKLGISSEIVYALAKKGITKLFPIQKAVLEPAMQGRDMIGRARTGTGKTLAFGIPILDKIIRFNAKHGAGKNPLAICLAPTRELARQVNKEFCESAPNLETLCCYGGVPISAQMRQLYAGIDIVVGTPGRIIDLIKRRALDLSEVQFVVLDEADQMLDVGFADDVETILENLPQKHQTMMFSATMPSWIAKLSQKFLNNPLTIDLVGDSSQKLAEGITLYSIMSDMHERPAIIGPLVTEHAKGGKCIVFTQTKRDADRLTYSMQRSFSCESLHGDHSQNQRERTLSGFRNGEFNILVATDVAARGLDVPNVDLVIHFELPNTSEMFVHRSGRTGRAGKKGSAILIYSSEQSRDVKGIERQVGCRFAELPKIVVESGSGDMFRETGNFGGRFGSPGSYGSGRFGNSGRFNSYGGSEGGSYGGRYGGDYGRTGGFGGSSGRSGGGFGGSSGRSGGGFGGSSGRSGGGFGGSSGGGFGGSSGRSGGGFGGSFGPSGGGFGESSGRSGGGFGGSFGSSGGGFGGSFGPSGGGFSESSGRSSGGFGEFSGRSGDGFGGSSDYSRGSGRVSSFDGSGRGGSGGFGNRGSADRSNGFGESASGRSSGFGDSHSSKDTRSSWFNDSVDD, from the exons ATGAACACTCTCGTAAAAAGCTCGCTCTTTTCGAGGCGATTCAAGCTCGCTTCACTAACCCAACAATCGTTTTCGATTCTTCAAAACACCCATCACTCATTTTCTACTGATCACTTAATTTCACAACAAGCTCCTCAATTTTCCACATTTTCTGGCAATATACACAGGGATACTTACGTATTTGGGAATAAAAGTGTTCCGGGTGTTAAGAGGGATTTTCACGGTGGTGGGCTGTTGAATTTCAGGGGCTCTTTTGGGTTATCGAATGCGGTTAGGAGTGTAGTGGAGGAGGTAAATGATGAGGAAGTGAAGAAAGGGGGGAGTGGAAATGATGAGGGTCTTGAAATATCGAAACTCGGGATTTCTAGTGAGATTGTTTATGCTTTGGCTAAGAAGGGTATCACTAAGCTTTTTCCAATTCAG AAAGCTGTGTTGGAACCTGCAATGCAAGGGCGTGACATGATAGGTCGAGCTAGAACCGGAACAGGGAAGACTCTGGCCTTTGGCATTCCAATCCTGGATAAGATCATTCGTTTTAATGCCAAGCATGG GGCGGGAAAGAATCCCCTGGCAATATGTTTGGCTCCAACAAGAGAGCTTGCTCGTCAAGTCAACAAAGAATTTTGTGAATCTGCACCAAACTTAGAAACATTGTGTTGCTATGGTGGTGTTCCTATTTCTGCTCAAATGCGTCAGCTTTATGCTGGCATTGATATTGTTGTTGGGACTCCAGGGCGAATTATTGATCTGATTAAAAGAAGAGCCTTGGACTTGTCAGAAGTTCAGTTTGTTGTTCTAGATGAGGCTGATCAAATGCTTGATGTGGGCTTTGCTGATGATGTTGAGACAATCTTGGAGAATTTGCCCCAGAAGCATCAGACAATGATGTTCTCAGCAACCATGCCAAGTTGGATCGCAAAACTTTCTCAGAAGTTCTTAAATAATCCATTGACTATTGATCTT GTAGGAGATTCTAGCCAGAAGTTGGCAGAAGGAATTACACTCTACTCAATCATGTCTGACATGCATGAGAGACCAGCAATTATTGGACCACTAGTCACT GAACATGCAAAAGGAGGTAAATGCATAGTTTTCACTCAAACAAAACGTGATGCTGATAGATTGACATATTCTATGCAAAGGAGCTTCTCCTGTGAATCTTTGCACGGGGATCACTCTCAAAATCAGAGGGAACGAACACTTTCAGGTTTCCGTAATggtgaatttaatattttggttgCCACCGATGTTGCTGCTCGCGGTCTCGATGTACCTAATGTTGATCTG GTGATACATTTTGAACTTCCAAACACTTCGGAGATGTTTGTTCATCGATCTGGCCGAACAGGTCGTGCTGGGAAGAAAGGAAGTGCGATTCTCATTTATTCATCTGAGCAATCAAGggatgttaaaggcattgaacgACAAGTAGGTTGCAGATTCGCAGAG CTTCCTAAAATTGTGGTTGAGAGTGGATCTGGAGACATGTTCCGAGAGACCGGAAATTTCGGGGGACGATTTGGATCTCCTGGAAGTTATGGAAGTGGTCGATTTGGTAATTCAGGTCGCTTTAATAGTTATGGTGGTTCTGAAGGCGGATCTTATGGTGGTCGATATGGTGGGGATTATGGGCGCACTGGTGGTTTTGGCGGGTCATCAGGCCGTTCAGGTGGTGGTTTTGGTGGGTCTTCAGGCCGTTCGGGGGGTGGTTTTGGCGGGTCTTCAGGCCGTTCGGGTGGTGGTTTTGGCGGGTCTTCAGGTGGTGGTTTTGGCGGGTCTTCAGGGCGTTCAGGTGGAGGTTTTGGCGGGTCTTTCGGTCCTTCGGGTGGTGGTTTTGGCGAGTCTTCAGGCCGTTCAGGTGGAGGTTTTGGCGGGTCTTTCGGTTCTTCGGGTGGTGGTTTTGGTGGGTCTTTCGGTCCTTCGGGTGGTGGTTTTAGCGAGTCTTCAGGCCGTTCAAGTGGTGGGTTTGGGGAGTTTTCTGGTCGTTCTGGTGATGGGTTTGGTGGATCTTCAGATTACTCAAGGGGTTCAGGTCGTGTAAGTAGTTTTGATGGATCTGGGCGTGGAGGCTCAGGTGGCTTTGGGAACAGGGGCAGTGCAGATCGTTCAAATGGTTTCGGAGAATCTGCTTCAGGTCGTTCAAGTGGGTTTGGTGATTCACACTCTAGTAAAGACACTCGTTCCAGTTGGTTTAATGACTCTGTGGATGACTAA